A genomic window from Tolypothrix sp. PCC 7910 includes:
- a CDS encoding ribonuclease has product MQFKNILVASSLLITSFAIPNAVSAQNRGTPGQFDFYVLTLSWSPDYCAKNGDRDPQQCKVGKKLGFVLHGLWPQYQKGYPANCSSEKLPKKLKQEFVGLFPSAKLYDHEWEKHGTCSGKTPKEYLKLSKQLKDSVAIPTTYNRPSKPFRTTIDGLQNAFASANPELNTNAIAPYCSGSGRFLQEVFFCYSKDGQPGVCSEEVLKRSRTSCGQADFLVRNVR; this is encoded by the coding sequence ATGCAGTTCAAGAACATCCTGGTAGCATCTTCTCTGTTGATTACTAGCTTTGCTATCCCTAACGCCGTTAGCGCCCAAAATCGCGGAACTCCTGGCCAGTTTGATTTTTACGTACTGACTTTATCATGGTCACCAGATTACTGTGCCAAAAATGGCGATCGCGATCCACAGCAGTGCAAAGTAGGTAAAAAACTTGGTTTTGTATTACATGGTTTGTGGCCCCAATACCAAAAGGGTTATCCAGCTAATTGTTCCTCTGAAAAATTACCGAAAAAATTAAAGCAAGAGTTTGTGGGGTTGTTTCCCAGTGCTAAACTTTATGACCATGAATGGGAAAAACATGGTACTTGTTCGGGTAAGACTCCTAAAGAATATTTAAAATTATCAAAACAGTTAAAAGATTCTGTGGCGATTCCCACAACTTATAATCGTCCAAGCAAACCTTTCCGCACTACTATTGATGGATTACAAAATGCATTTGCTAGCGCTAATCCAGAATTAAATACTAATGCTATAGCGCCTTATTGTTCTGGTTCCGGAAGATTTTTACAAGAAGTATTCTTTTGCTACTCTAAAGACGGTCAACCTGGTGTTTGTAGTGAAGAAGTTCTCAAACGGTCTCGCACTAGCTGTGGACAAGCAGATTTTTTGGTGAGAAATGTTAGGTAG
- a CDS encoding SufE family protein encodes MSSSTDSLPPALAKIVQRFQRASDPKRRYEQLIWYAQKLPEFPEADKVAENKVPGCVSQVYVTASLDDGKVKYQGDSDSQLTKGLVALLIEGLNGLSPTEIVQLTPDFIQDTGLNVSLTPSRANGFYNIFKTMQKKALECKLEE; translated from the coding sequence ATGTCTTCTTCTACAGACTCTTTACCACCTGCTCTTGCTAAAATTGTGCAACGTTTTCAACGCGCTTCTGACCCCAAACGGCGCTATGAACAACTCATCTGGTATGCTCAAAAGTTGCCAGAGTTCCCAGAAGCGGACAAGGTAGCCGAAAATAAAGTACCTGGTTGCGTTTCTCAGGTTTATGTCACCGCCAGCTTGGATGATGGGAAAGTTAAATATCAAGGAGATTCTGATTCTCAATTAACTAAAGGCTTAGTAGCATTATTAATTGAAGGTTTAAATGGCCTATCTCCTACAGAAATTGTCCAACTAACACCAGATTTTATTCAAGACACTGGTTTAAATGTTAGCCTCACACCTTCCCGCGCTAACGGTTTTTATAACATTTTTAAAACTATGCAAAAAAAAGCGCTGGAATGTAAGTTAGAAGAATAA
- a CDS encoding alpha/beta fold hydrolase, whose translation MSTNLLSTDNAVGFGGVVKEFLWNWENQSLRVVYETLGQGSPLLLLPAFSSVSTREEMGELARLLAPHFQVVAVDWPGFGESSRPSLDYHPELYQQFLADFVNSVFNTAINVLAAGHAASYVLQLAVKQPTAFVKIVLVAPTWRGPLPTMGANPQIASMVRGLVRSPIVGQFLYKLNTLPSFLNFMYRRHVFVDAARLTPHFMEKKWQTTQKPGARFASAAFVTGNIDAVHEQSEFLRLIQSLSVPLMMIISESGPPKSTAEMQAMAALPGVTSVVLPGSLGLHEEYPAEVLEAVLPFLHN comes from the coding sequence ATGTCTACCAATTTATTATCCACCGATAACGCTGTTGGATTTGGTGGAGTAGTTAAAGAATTTCTCTGGAATTGGGAAAACCAATCTTTGCGAGTGGTTTACGAAACCTTAGGACAAGGTTCCCCACTCTTGCTACTCCCAGCTTTCAGCAGCGTTTCCACTCGTGAAGAAATGGGCGAACTTGCTAGGTTATTAGCTCCTCATTTTCAAGTTGTAGCTGTCGATTGGCCTGGTTTTGGCGAATCTTCTCGCCCCAGTTTAGATTACCATCCAGAGTTATATCAGCAATTTTTAGCAGATTTTGTTAACTCTGTATTTAACACAGCAATTAATGTGTTAGCTGCTGGTCATGCGGCTAGTTATGTGTTGCAATTAGCTGTCAAACAGCCGACTGCTTTTGTCAAAATTGTGTTAGTTGCTCCCACTTGGCGCGGCCCTTTACCGACAATGGGGGCAAATCCTCAAATTGCGAGTATGGTGAGAGGATTAGTGCGATCGCCTATTGTGGGTCAATTCCTCTACAAACTCAATACTCTGCCATCTTTTTTAAATTTTATGTACCGTCGCCATGTCTTTGTGGATGCGGCGAGACTAACTCCTCATTTCATGGAAAAGAAATGGCAAACCACTCAAAAACCAGGAGCGCGATTTGCTTCCGCTGCCTTTGTGACTGGTAACATCGATGCAGTGCATGAGCAATCTGAATTTCTGAGATTAATTCAGTCACTTTCTGTGCCACTGATGATGATAATTTCCGAATCTGGCCCGCCGAAATCAACAGCCGAAATGCAAGCTATGGCGGCGTTACCAGGGGTAACTAGCGTTGTCCTTCCAGGTTCTTTAGGTTTACATGAGGAATACCCCGCAGAGGTTCTCGAAGCCGTACTCCCTTTTTTACACAATTAA
- a CDS encoding CAP domain-containing protein translates to MRTRSKVDIWWRYFLLFTALIISRPTFHFVNQALRGHPLDINYFWSELSLEKVLAAGLYNGDGGSDWNIGKPKATIWNAEQLRSLPEIRKFALELVNRDRDLNYLPTLREDIILSLVAQRHAEDMLARNYFSHISPEGKRPRDRYLALGGTHGKGVAENILQSHTQGFGLTYGEAEKFQRGWMYSNGHRENLLAVQYTKFGYGIATGVDGRIYAVQMFAE, encoded by the coding sequence ATGAGGACAAGAAGCAAAGTTGATATTTGGTGGCGATATTTTCTTTTATTTACAGCGCTAATTATTTCCAGACCAACTTTCCATTTTGTTAACCAGGCTTTACGAGGACACCCGTTAGATATTAACTATTTCTGGAGTGAACTCTCATTAGAAAAAGTTTTAGCTGCGGGTCTTTACAATGGTGATGGTGGGTCAGACTGGAACATAGGGAAGCCAAAAGCTACAATCTGGAATGCTGAACAGTTGCGTTCTCTACCAGAAATCAGAAAATTTGCCCTGGAACTAGTAAATCGCGATCGCGATTTAAATTATTTACCAACTTTGCGAGAAGATATAATTCTTTCCCTAGTAGCCCAACGTCATGCAGAAGATATGCTAGCGCGCAACTATTTTAGTCATATCTCTCCTGAAGGTAAACGTCCGCGCGATCGCTATCTTGCACTGGGCGGTACTCACGGTAAAGGGGTTGCTGAAAACATTCTGCAAAGCCATACACAGGGTTTCGGCTTGACCTACGGCGAAGCCGAAAAATTTCAACGCGGTTGGATGTACAGCAATGGACATCGCGAAAATCTTCTCGCTGTTCAATACACCAAATTTGGTTATGGAATTGCAACTGGTGTAGATGGGCGGATTTATGCAGTGCAAATGTTTGCGGAATAA